Proteins found in one Paenibacillus dendritiformis genomic segment:
- a CDS encoding DUF4272 domain-containing protein, with translation MKYLTIFASKNDIDDIGDKIASVFATGYKIEQAGNDYVVQSNSLFKKHKLTIRVSTEDTNPDYFEANIPGMMGFYDRIPFADENRKQLVLTQISVFNTLLAIEAEKELNEGQLQLCTALMSAVEGIGFLQDGTLLDSDGQVIVYPDGTSGPADFTPRACTNKVMGPEMTSEEGERRKRASIAYIQERGIPHLETLPLLPPAAACMWKPQEDVARRAVALLIVIQYACDVAQGGDLEESKDFVMRMLRKFEVEDQLTEKERKLLQDAEPVEQEAVNIVWQYEAYWTLIWALGLVESLDFPDHICDCEYAIEVVSRCESFEEFYGKTVLRSQEEIMDEADKIYRLHWACVDSRIHGKEAPAGMNESIVMERRRGLFWMVGCDEEDWDHIPMDT, from the coding sequence TTGAAGTATTTGACCATATTTGCTTCCAAGAACGATATTGATGATATCGGGGACAAGATAGCCTCCGTGTTCGCGACAGGCTATAAGATCGAACAAGCAGGCAATGACTATGTCGTTCAATCCAACTCGCTGTTCAAAAAGCACAAGCTGACGATTCGAGTCTCGACCGAAGATACGAATCCCGATTATTTCGAAGCCAATATACCCGGGATGATGGGGTTTTATGATCGGATTCCTTTTGCCGACGAGAACCGGAAGCAACTGGTCCTGACGCAAATCTCCGTCTTCAATACGCTGCTGGCGATCGAAGCGGAGAAGGAGCTGAACGAAGGCCAACTGCAATTATGCACGGCGCTGATGTCCGCGGTTGAAGGCATCGGATTCCTGCAGGACGGGACGCTGCTCGATAGCGACGGGCAGGTGATTGTCTACCCCGACGGAACGTCGGGACCGGCCGACTTCACCCCCCGGGCCTGCACCAATAAAGTGATGGGGCCGGAGATGACTTCCGAGGAAGGCGAGCGAAGGAAGCGCGCATCCATCGCCTATATCCAGGAGCGCGGGATTCCGCATCTGGAGACCTTGCCCCTGCTCCCGCCCGCGGCGGCGTGTATGTGGAAGCCGCAAGAAGACGTCGCGAGAAGAGCGGTCGCTCTATTAATCGTGATCCAGTATGCTTGCGACGTCGCTCAAGGCGGAGATCTGGAAGAATCGAAGGACTTCGTGATGCGCATGCTGCGTAAATTCGAGGTGGAGGACCAACTGACGGAGAAGGAGCGCAAGCTGCTGCAGGATGCCGAACCGGTAGAGCAAGAGGCGGTTAATATTGTGTGGCAGTATGAAGCGTACTGGACGCTTATCTGGGCGCTCGGTCTGGTGGAATCGCTCGACTTCCCCGATCATATTTGCGACTGCGAGTATGCGATTGAGGTGGTGTCCAGATGCGAATCGTTCGAGGAATTCTACGGGAAGACCGTCCTGCGCAGCCAGGAGGAAATCATGGATGAAGCCGACAAAATCTACCGGCTGCATTGGGCATGCGTCGATAGCCGGATCCACGGGAAGGAAGCCCCGGCTGGCATGAACGAAAGCATTGTCATGGAGAGACGCAGAGGATTGTTCTGGATGGTCGGCTGCGACGAGGAAGATTGGGATCATATCCCGATGGATACATAG
- a CDS encoding TIGR02452 family protein has product MKRKGIAQDTLRYMQQGYYEMNGRRVDFAAAQQYSEDNSVLITPEQGAELVRNCIPPSAGKLAEHTVANEATVQAILDFARAGTERVGVLNFASAKNPGGGFLNGAMAQEESLAASSGLYATQLRHEGYYRANRACKSMMYTDHAIYSPDVVFFRDKRFELLEQPVTASVLTLPAVNYGQVLLKGEDPEHAQRVMQDRMRLALAIFADRGDRNLVLGAYGCGVFRNDPELVAGWWQKLLLKEGYGRFFERIVYAVLDRARDGKCIRAFDSRFGSQVG; this is encoded by the coding sequence ATGAAAAGAAAGGGAATCGCACAAGATACGCTGCGCTATATGCAGCAAGGATATTATGAAATGAACGGGCGGCGGGTCGATTTCGCCGCGGCGCAGCAATATTCGGAGGATAACAGCGTTCTCATTACGCCGGAACAGGGGGCCGAGCTGGTGCGGAACTGTATACCGCCTTCCGCAGGGAAGCTGGCGGAGCATACGGTAGCCAACGAGGCGACGGTACAGGCGATTCTTGATTTCGCCCGGGCCGGCACCGAGCGGGTCGGGGTGCTCAACTTCGCCAGCGCCAAAAATCCGGGCGGCGGCTTCCTGAACGGGGCGATGGCACAGGAGGAGAGCCTCGCCGCATCAAGCGGCCTGTACGCCACGCAGCTGCGCCATGAGGGCTATTATCGGGCCAACCGCGCTTGCAAATCGATGATGTATACCGACCATGCCATCTATTCGCCGGATGTGGTGTTTTTCCGCGACAAGCGGTTTGAGCTGCTGGAGCAGCCGGTGACCGCCTCCGTGTTGACGCTTCCGGCAGTCAATTACGGACAGGTGCTGCTGAAGGGGGAGGACCCGGAACATGCGCAGCGGGTCATGCAAGATCGGATGCGTCTGGCGCTGGCCATTTTCGCCGATCGGGGGGACCGCAATCTTGTCCTGGGAGCATACGGGTGCGGGGTGTTCCGCAATGATCCGGAGCTGGTCGCCGGCTGGTGGCAGAAGCTGCTCCTGAAGGAAGGCTATGGTAGGTTCTTCGAGCGAATTGTATACGCCGTGCTGGACAGAGCCAGGGACGGGAAATGCATTCGTGCATTTGACAGCCGCTTCGGGAGTCAAGTAGGCTAA
- a CDS encoding NADAR family protein, which yields MMYNIEELRKAYNAGQKFKYVFFWGHTPPADGSINQSCFSQWWMCEFTVDGERYSCAEQYMMAEKARLFGDDEMKAAIMNAKHPKEMKAYGRAVKNFDKDIWESSCYEIVKRGNHAKFSQNPALWNFLKTTKNRILVEASPRDRIWGIGMGKANPDAENPIKWRGRNWLGFALTEVRDQLLAQEGE from the coding sequence ATGATGTACAACATAGAAGAGCTGCGGAAGGCTTATAACGCGGGTCAGAAATTCAAATATGTGTTCTTCTGGGGACATACGCCGCCGGCAGACGGCAGCATCAATCAGAGCTGCTTCAGCCAATGGTGGATGTGCGAATTCACCGTCGACGGCGAGCGCTATTCCTGCGCGGAACAGTATATGATGGCGGAGAAGGCGCGCCTGTTCGGGGACGATGAGATGAAGGCGGCGATTATGAACGCGAAGCATCCGAAAGAGATGAAAGCTTATGGCCGCGCCGTGAAGAACTTCGACAAGGACATATGGGAGAGCAGCTGCTATGAGATCGTGAAGCGGGGCAACCATGCCAAGTTTTCGCAAAATCCAGCGCTGTGGAATTTCCTCAAAACGACGAAAAACCGGATCCTCGTGGAGGCAAGCCCGCGCGACCGCATCTGGGGCATCGGGATGGGGAAGGCCAATCCGGACGCGGAGAATCCGATCAAATGGCGGGGCCGCAATTGGCTGGGCTTCGCATTGACCGAGGTCCGCGATCAGCTTTTAGCACAAGAAGGGGAGTAG
- a CDS encoding YitT family protein: MKKRCIDIFVIMVGALIFALAINLFVIPNELGEGGVTGVTIILYYLFQWSPGLVSFILNAILLLVGYKFLDKNTTVYTIIAVIFNSLFLHLTQDWRIESNELIINTIFGGIFTGVGIGLIIRVGGTTAGTTILARIMNKYLDWNVSYALLFFDLIVAFSSYFIIGAESLMFTIVMLYIGTKVMDFIIEGVNPKKAVTIVSKEHDKIAEQVNVVMDRGVTVLYGHGHYTKMPKEILYIVISKQEVSTLKKIVKAIDKDAFITIHDVRDVFGEGFVDISK, translated from the coding sequence ATGAAAAAACGTTGCATCGACATTTTTGTCATTATGGTAGGGGCATTGATTTTTGCTCTGGCCATCAATTTGTTCGTCATTCCGAACGAGCTTGGCGAAGGCGGGGTGACGGGGGTCACCATCATTCTGTATTATCTGTTCCAATGGTCTCCGGGGCTCGTCAGCTTCATTCTGAACGCCATTCTGTTACTCGTCGGGTACAAATTTCTCGACAAAAATACGACCGTCTACACGATCATCGCCGTCATCTTCAACTCGCTGTTCCTGCATCTGACCCAGGATTGGCGCATTGAATCCAATGAGCTGATCATTAACACGATATTCGGGGGAATCTTTACGGGCGTAGGGATCGGATTGATTATCCGGGTAGGCGGAACGACCGCGGGAACGACCATTTTAGCCCGCATCATGAATAAGTATCTGGACTGGAACGTGAGCTATGCGCTGTTGTTCTTCGATCTGATCGTCGCCTTTTCCTCCTACTTCATTATTGGCGCGGAGAGTCTCATGTTCACGATTGTGATGCTCTATATCGGGACGAAGGTGATGGACTTCATCATAGAAGGCGTCAATCCGAAGAAGGCCGTTACGATCGTGTCCAAGGAACATGACAAGATCGCCGAGCAAGTCAATGTTGTCATGGATCGGGGGGTTACCGTCTTATACGGGCATGGGCATTATACGAAAATGCCGAAGGAGATTCTGTATATTGTCATCAGCAAGCAGGAAGTGAGCACGCTCAAAAAGATCGTAAAAGCGATTGATAAAGATGCCTTCATTACGATTCATGATGTGCGGGACGTGTTCGGCGAAGGGTTCGTCGATATATCGAAATAA